A segment of the Acidimicrobiia bacterium genome:
GCGCCGAAGCACCAGGGCATCAGCGTCCTCGTCATCGACATGCGCTCGCCCGGCGTCGAGGCCCGCCCGTTCGCCGAGCTCACCGAGCCGGACTACGAGGACTTCAACGAGGTCTTCTTCACCGACGTCATCGTCCCGGCGGAGAACCTGCTCGGCGAGCTCGACCGGGGCTGGGCCCTCACCCAGGCGTCGCTGGCTCACGAGCGGGCCATGCTGTGGGTCGACTACGCCTACGACGTCCAGCGGGCCTTCCGGGCCATGGTCGGCCTCGCGGGCCGGCCGGGAGCCGATGGCGCGCCGCTGGGCCAGGACGCGCGCTTCCGTGACGACGTGGCCCGCTTCTACGTGGACTCGCAGGCGCTGCTGCTGATGGGCTACCGCGGCTTCTCGAAGTTCATGCGCGGACGCGCCGCGCCGGAGCACTCCCTCCTCAAGCTCTACGGCAGCGAGACGCTCCAAGAGGTGCTCCTCACGGCGACCGAGTGGCAGGGCCCCACCGGCCTCGACCTCGACGTCCTCGGCCCGGCGATGTGGCGCCAGGGCGCGTGGGTCACCCAGTACCTGCGCTCGTTCTCCGGCACCATCCCGGGCGGGACGAGCGAGATCCAGCGCAACATCATCGCCGAGCGGGTGCTCGGCCTGCCCCGATCCGGGAGTGGACGATGACCGACGAGCAGCTCACCGCGGCCGACGTGGCCCGGATGCGCACCCCCCTGTGGGAGCAGGCCAAGACCGCGATCGCCCAGGGCCGGTCCGGCGAGG
Coding sequences within it:
- a CDS encoding acyl-CoA dehydrogenase family protein, encoding MRLRYGEAEERFRAELVAWLEEHAPPREVLAAPKRSSADLQPWARAWQRRLFEAGWLVPGWPPELGGRNASPGEQMIYFEEMKRREIPRSLNPQGIGIIAPSLRDAGTPDQQARWLLPTLRADIAWCLGMSEPGAGSDLASLKTRAVLDGDHFVVNGQKVWTSGAHDADWCMCFVRTNVDAPKHQGISVLVIDMRSPGVEARPFAELTEPDYEDFNEVFFTDVIVPAENLLGELDRGWALTQASLAHERAMLWVDYAYDVQRAFRAMVGLAGRPGADGAPLGQDARFRDDVARFYVDSQALLLMGYRGFSKFMRGRAAPEHSLLKLYGSETLQEVLLTATEWQGPTGLDLDVLGPAMWRQGAWVTQYLRSFSGTIPGGTSEIQRNIIAERVLGLPRSGSGR